The Deltaproteobacteria bacterium genome has a segment encoding these proteins:
- a CDS encoding nucleotidyltransferase domain-containing protein, with the protein MGKNGFDLINEDRILQVMVGRLIAAFHPDRIYLFGSKAREDYNTDSDYDLMIVVSDDAPLEKRRSRLAYQVLRGTRTAADVLVWTKTAFDKRLHIPSSLPSIIEREGKLLYAA; encoded by the coding sequence ATGGGAAAAAATGGTTTTGATTTAATTAATGAAGATCGGATTCTTCAAGTAATGGTAGGCCGTTTGATAGCCGCCTTTCATCCGGACAGGATTTATCTTTTTGGATCAAAAGCCCGAGAAGATTACAATACTGACAGTGACTATGACTTGATGATCGTTGTCTCGGATGATGCTCCCCTTGAAAAACGCCGAAGCCGTTTGGCTTACCAGGTGCTAAGGGGAACTCGGACTGCCGCTGATGTGTTGGTTTGGACCAAAACAGCCTTTGACAAACGCCTTCATATACCATCCTCTTTACCTTCTATAATAGAACGGGAAGGGAAACTGCTTTATGCCGCCTGA